In Rutidosis leptorrhynchoides isolate AG116_Rl617_1_P2 chromosome 6, CSIRO_AGI_Rlap_v1, whole genome shotgun sequence, the DNA window GGAAAAATTCTGTGTTTCCTACCGTCGTACGTACTCGCGTCTTAGCCCCCTCGTACATATCTCTGATAgttcttatatatctacttgggacacccctaacattaagagtcttccaaatcagctcgcgcaggacacagtcataagccttttccaagtccaagaacgccatgtgtaggttcttttgtttttccctatacttctccataagactTCTAACGATGCGAATCGCCTCCATCGACGAGCGTCCTGGCATGAaaccgaattggttctctgaaacctttgtctcgcatcggagcctcgtctcaatcactctctcccaaagcttcatagtatgactaagtaactttacgcctctgtaattactacatatttgcgcatctcccttgttcttgtaaatgggaataaccttactgagtctccattccataggcatctttgcacttctaaacgtcgtgttgaaaaggtttgtcaaccaTCTAACCCCATCGTCTCCTAGGCACCTCCACACCTCGATCGGGATTTGGTctggtcctactgctttgtttctccccattTTTTGTAGGGCCGATCTAACTTCCTCATGGTTGATCCTCGTGCAGAAACAGTTGTTTTGATATTCACGAACCTCGCCGTTGAGTTCCCCGTTCCGCTCTGGTCTTTCCCTACCGAAAAGGGAGGAAAAATACTCTCCCCATCTTTTCCTAATAAGGTCTTTTCTCACTATACTTTGACCTGCTACATCCTTGATATATTTGACGTTAACTAAGTCTCTGCCTCTCCTAGCTTTAGCTATCCTATATATGTCATTTGCTCCCTCTTTAGAGTCAAGTTTCTTATATAAATCTTCATAGGCTTTGTCTTTTGCCATTGCTACGGCCTTCTTtgcttctcttttagcttctttatatctttcttctaccctagttctctctgcaggtgtcccttctccaaaagtaatgagctccctaaacctcgtCTGCTTTAACGCGACTTTCGTTTGGACATCATCACTAAGCCACCATGATTCTCTACTACTCTTATTAGCTCTCGATGTCCCTAATGTCACCCCTAAAGCTTCTTTTTCCACCTCTCTGATTATGGATGCCATGCGGTTCCATATCTGGTCTACGTTAGTAGGGGCTACGTTATCCCCTTCTACACTCAATCTCTCCGTAACAGTCGCTCTAAACGTCTCCGCCTTCACTCCATGTAGGTCCTTCCAAAGGATTCTATGTTGTACAACCCTGGCCCTCCTACCAACTCTTCCCCGGGTGACTAAGTCCATGACCAAAAATCTATGCTGGGAGGAGCACGTGAAGGCTGGAAGGACCTTACAGTCCTTACACGTCCTAAGTTCCCCTTTACGAAGGAGCAGAAAGTCAATTTGGGTGTAATGACCCCCGCTATGAAAAGTGGCAAACTGAGAATCCCTCTTCTTGATGAAAGGGTTTGCAACAACCAACTTGTGGGCAATGGCAAACTCAAGAATTGAGCGCCCTTCTTCGTTTCTAGGACCAAACCCAAAGCCCCCATGGGCTCCCTCGTAACCTTCTGCCTCCGCTCCTATATGTCCATTCAGATCACCCCCTATAATCAATCGATGATCCACTGGGCACCCCCTCACTACCTCATCTAACAATTCTCAAAAACTCTTCTTTTCCGCATCACTTAACCCCGCATGAGGTGCGTATGCGCTAATGACCGTGAAAGCCTCCTCCTTAATTATAAGAGTAACCGACATATCGCTAAACCTACCCACGTCAACAACGTTATCCTTATGTGGATTTCCCAAAAAGATACCTACCCCGTTCCGTGCTAGCCTAGAACCCGAGTACCACAACCTATAGTCCATAATGTCTACCACCTCTTcacccttccatctagtctcttgaacaCACCCTATGTCCACATTACTCTTAAGAAAAGTATCAACGAGCTCAATCCTCTTGCCCGTCAAGGTTCCTATATTCCAACTACCCACTCTAATCTTACCAAGGGTGGCTACCCTACTACCTCCTCTAACCCCTCTAGGCCTACCTACCCCTAAAGAAGAGGACATGACCTCAAGTAACCATAAATATGTGTAGGGTCTATATTAACTTAAACACCAAAAAGATGACTACTAGCTATAAAAATATGAatatgttaaattagtatatatagTTGCTTAAAATACTTaggaaagaaaatgaaataaataGGCAAGACAATTATATAAAGTGCCTGTTCAAAaatttgataaagataataatacagtGATAAATAGGCAAGAAAATAATATAGTGATAGAGATCAAATAATATGAAAAGCTGAATATACTTCCTACCAACAAACAATTAGGGCCTGTTAAAAATTTGAAAAGCGCTAGATATCACCAAATAGAGATAGTAAGTAAGATtatagaaaaaagaaaaaaaaggataTAACGTTCAGAGATCTAACACAGCCTTGTGTAAACAAGGAATTTCCGGCAGCAGCTGCGCTTGACTGCTAAAAAGAGCAGAAGAAAGTGACTAGAAAAAATGAAATCCGGCGACCTGAGAAGCGGCGCTTGGCGGCGCATTTTGGGGACGTTTGTCGGCGAAAGTTGTACTCTCAGGTTCGGGAAGATGCCACGAGTTTAATGGAGCCGGTTATGGCTTTTAATACACTCGAAATTATGAGCAATTTATGTACAAATTTTAGGGTGGTTGTTTGCTTTTTGGGGTGGGGTAAGTCAGAGaacgtaaatgtacgagacaacggagcgaaaattacaagtcaactatgcacaagaatataatataatatatataattatataaattatataatatatatatatacatatatatacatatatatatatacatatatatatatatatatatacatatatatatatacatatatatatatatacatatatatatatacatatatatacatatatatacatatatatatacatatatatatatacatatatatatatatatatatatatatacatatatatatatatatatatataaaatatgtcgacaagctaggagccaaagtaATGTGAGCTAGCcaggagggccatgcgatcgcatggcaaaagcacacaaagcccatgcgatcacatgggctacAATAATCCAAAAAGTCCTATAAATTGAGCTGTTTTCTGCCGAGTTCAACACACAATTTTTACAGAGGATTTCATTCTCTTTCTCTctacataatatatatttataatttaaagttttaagtttaaatttaagttaagtttagtttgggtattgtaacgtttaatttacgggttttaagttgaagctctgtccgtgtaacgctacgctaataATATAGCTTTTTTCCATTCCAACTCGctgtaagtctccacgtcccaACTTTATTATATTcatgtatcgttattattattattattgttattattattattattgttgttatttttatcgtaatatttattattatcgtcgttattatcgttatttattattattattgttatcgtttattattattattattattattattattattattgtacccatgtccactttatataatttatatttttatgccGTTATAATATCCAACTAAATACCCACAATGGTGgctaaaatgtagaacctctggacgaatggattgaaccatattataatattatgatgtaacgttgactatttttaatattgagcttaATCACtgacccattgttatataatttgatattttcacccctatcacataatttattaaattgattagcgaaagttaattaaatttacataaattatgcttcaacaccttagtGATCTAGAtggacatatggacaaattattgacaacaatttagaagtgtgattcggtggtttgggtaatattatagtttatataatcgtgtaattataaaaatGGAATACCGTTATAATTTTGGTATTAGCGAAAGTTAAAACCAGATTTAAATCTCAATTTGAATAGTCGGGGTATAATATAATTCGTTAAAACGAGATCTAatgaaagttagatttaattttagttaattaaatctttataaatcgaaatataaaatataaggatatatattaaaacatcgtaatcggacttaaaaacaatccataatccagaggggacatattttagtaaccactactttactttattttaaatCTCATCAATTTCACTTTTTACTACGTAGATAAATTCTATTTACTTTTTACCGTATTACTTTTTATCATATAGtaaattttaattactttttactattttactatattgccatgaaaaaccttatttctttTATTTTGTCAAATTAGTATAAACTGTATTTTTATTttcgttaatttagttatttagttttagttaaaTTCAAATTGCGTTTAGTTATAATTAAAGCCTAATCCAAAATCCCCCTTTTAAATAGTTTAACTTTTAACGATTAAAACACTTGAAAACtccatttccctgtggaacgaaccgaatttaccaaataaaatattactatacgaatgggactagttgcctatatgtgtgaaatcaatccgaaatcataaaaacgccatataatcacaaccaattccTGTAATAAATTCAatccaaatccgttcaaaataaaaggacacgatcaTGCACATCAACAGCCATGTATTCTTCAGACAAGGAGGATTGCACAATGATGAGAGCATGTCGATCTTCTTACTGCCATTTAACGAAATCAGGATTAGGAGAAGCAGCGTCTCCGGTAACTATTTGAGTAGggggtgaagcgacccgtcctaatccacctggacgaagtcttcaacatttggtcccattgcgaggtaccgacttaaatatgccatgaacgactccatgtaatatgagcaaatgcacagcggaagatttctttcatacctgagaataaacatggtttaaagtgtcaaccaaaaggttggtgagttcataggtttatcataatcaatcatttccataattttaatagaccacaatatttcatttttccataaatatacatctcatatcaggcatttcgcaaactgcatagagataaaaatcattcatatggtgaacacctggtaaccgaccttaacaagatgcatatagaatatctccatcattccgggactcccttcggacatgataaattcaaagtactaaagcatccggtattttggatgaggcttgttgggcccaatagatctatctttaggattcgcgtcaattacggtgtctgttcccaaattcttagattaccagactaaaaggggcatattcggtttaataatccagcaatagaatgtagtttcaattacttgtgtctatttcgtcaaacatttataaaaacagcgcatgtattctcagtcccaaaaatatatattgcaaaagcatttaaaaagggagcaaatgaaactcacaatacaatattttgtagtaaaaatatgcatatgacgatactgaacaacgcaggattggcctcagattcacgaacctatatcatgtatatatatattaacacatataatgaacatataatggtattcagactaggttatataaatatatatacatatatatatatatatatatatatatatatatatatatatatatatatatatatatatatatatatatatatatattaattatttaatatattacttatttaaaatagtaatctatttattattttcaatgttgtatatatctatatatgttatttttatattaaaatagtaaattagatatacttatgatatatgtaataaatatatttctgtataaatatcttttgtttgtaaaaataataattataataatactaaattaatttgtagtaatcataataataataatattaataaaatagtaataatgataataataataataaaaataataataaaagaaatgttaatactaataataaaaatgatatttttaataataataataattttaataaaaatgataagtttaataataatgatacttttagtaataatgataatgataataataataataatagtaataataataataataactataatatctataataataataatacttttactaacaatgataataaggatgatatgaatagtaataataatgcttataataataatagtaatgataataatagtgctattaataataataataactaatacctaatacttaataatactaacactaatacttaatacttaataataataataataataataataataataataataataataataataataataataataataataataataataacaataagagtaataataatactacctcacaagaaaaagctccaaaaagaaataactgcccttgcccgggctcgaacccgcaacctctcatcTTAACACTCATCAACTCCCTTAACCATCCAAGCAATGACTTATTCCTATCTTAATTCTATATAACCTTATCATTATATATATCACCATCATCATTGTCAACattcataaccatcatcatcatcatcgattatcTCCATTTTAGAATCATCACAATATCCTTCACGTATCATCTTTAATACATTTTAACAGAAAAATAAATTTGGTCTTCAATAACACAATGATTTATACGGCTCCAAATTTCCTAACCGAACAGGAAAACATTCAGCCCAAATGGCAGACTACACTATTCGACCCAAGTAGAAAAGTAAAGGAATTCGGCCCAACAAAATACAAGCCCAAGTAAAAGAGGTGGATTTCATTGGTGTTTAAAAGCAATTGGATGGCagcaaaaaaaatatgtatatacaaCTCATCACCAGTGTTCACGATCATCAtacatcattattatctttatcttaAATGTCCCCATCATATCTTCAATATCATCATTATTTGTTTAATTTAATGGAAAAAAATACAGCGGTATGCACTGCAATAGAAATCGTAACGAGTAGCAGGTTCGTTGGATTGTGTTTGGTCTTGCTGCGATCGATTGAAAAAAACAAAGGACTAGCAGTAGCAGGTGTTCGAGAAAACAGAAGATATATACAAGCGTATGTGGTGGTGTTTAAAGATAGTGTTTGATGAAAGTGGAGTTTAAATGGATGACTCGAATGGAGAAAGTGGTTCAAAAAGGGAAGTAGAAAAACAGTTGTATCAGGTGCCGATTGTAATGGTGATTGTTATGGTGATCATGATGGTGGTTTAAGGTGACAGAACACAGAAAAATATATCGCATCAATAGTCAAGTTGATCTTCATCTAGCAATACTAAAACAAGAATGATTTGATAGTGATTGATGGAGGTGTTCGAAGAGTAGAAACAATAGCAAGCTAGGAGGCATTGATGATGATAAATTGTTAATATGTTTTGGTTCTTGATCTCAGTTTAACAACAATAAATGGGTTTCAAAGTTCGAAGAGTAGCATAACCCGTATAGTAGTTTGTGATGATTGTATTAGATAGAGGTGGTGGTTATGTGTGATGGTTCCTTGGTTTGAACTACGTTTaaagacgatatatatatatatatatatatatatatatatatatatatatatatatatatatatatatatatatagtagcggTGGTTAAGGGTGATCGGCGGTGATGGTGGTGCAATGGTGGTTACGATGGTTGATCAAAAAAAATGAGGAGGGTGATGCTTGTTTACATAGGTGAGTGATCATAAGTGTTTGGTGCTCGGTTAAAGTCGATGTATGTAAGGTTTATGGTGATCAAGGTGGTTTACGGTTGTTCTTGATGGTGATGGGTTGTCACCGATGGTTGGGCATGGTGGTAGCTTGGAGTGACGATGGTGGTTGACATGGGTGGCGAATGGGAGTGTTGAATCGTTGGAACAACAATCGGTCGATTTCTTGGACCTCACACCACTACCCGTGATATAAATATGCTCGATGTTTTTCTGTAAATGTGGATTGGTCATAAGAGAGAGAAAAAAATGGCAACATTTGTATGCACGTGTTCCTAATACAAATAGACTAATGGGACTTTCAGAGATTCTACTTGCTGAGAGGTACGTTGTTTTAGAGGTATAAAAGAATGAAGATGCAGAGAATTGGGTAAGAGAAAAgaagacaaatatatatatatatatatatatatatatatatatatatatatatatatatatatatatatatatatatatatatatatatatatatataaaaggtgtGGTGCATGAATGTTAAACAAGTGGGTGTGTGATCAAAATTTCAAAGTTACAgagatatataaagatattaatatccAACgtgtaataatataaaataataaaaatatattagcAGCCTCTATTTTTGTATCTTTCTTACCGACAGTTTTATTTTGAATagtatatcgtggtccgttgatcATTTGTGATgaataaaagtattcggaaaaatcccaaatttttacattaattatctttatttattttagtcattatgatatGAAATTTGGTTATTAagtattaattaaaaagtaattcacTATCCGCGCTCGattccaggtaaaatatgaaaagtgttcaaatttaacaagtagctcctaaatacatttttaataagcctatagtttatataactcattttcagatcaccgtttattttaaaatcatataagtttgtacctaacttgtttaatatccatcgaatggaaattgagtgttactgtcgtttactaaataggttCGAAAtcgcaaaatatatatttaatatactttatttatatagatgtgttttaaataataattatcataaaaacatatttttattttatttaacataattagctttaataacaacaacatataatatttcaaattatattttcaattattatatatatatatatacacacatatctatttacaattaattgttcgtgaatcgtcggaaatggttgaagttaaatgaatgtacgaaaatggttcaaaaatttttgagaagcaacataacggactttgcttatcatgtcagaattatgaaatcgtatcgtgagtttagttcaaaattagtcgaaatttttcaggtcgtcacagtacctacccgttaaagaaatttcgttccaaaatttgatcgaggtcgtcatggctaatgataagaatgttttcatgacgaatataagttgataaatagagttttattaccatagagtaatatggataaaacaattcgattactcgaagagtacgggtgaagttatcacaaaagagtgaaaagtctcgtcttaactttttgacgtagtcatggttgaattccgaaattcatggaatttagaggaaatcttcgtaataagatttggttcttcggtaattaaggaaactaggatcttctttgattaaatgcgataatctgttccgattgttctgtcggatagttcactataattccacccctttcgtttccttatttccataactcacaccttctattctttctccctcatttcatactttaaagcattcgtcaatatgctccatccagttctgatttttgatatactcctaactttcatatctgtcattcttctttttcatccgtcaccggaagaatctatttacttctaatatactcttggttttatagtgtttttagttctcccgtgtctttatattgctatatgcattgatatacacagtttgtaaatttctgggttgttgttggaatttttattttcccttatatttcggagctccatgcttttattttctcttctcgactttaagtaaagcaagtaatggtccagaattcgtaggtatgaagttttgaatgatcatagtaTACTAAGCagaaggaaatgtaatagcacgttttgatttgttaaattaccagaatcacggagcatggaactatcaagaatatattctcttgatatgattagaggttaagtagaatgtaagagttatgtaacatggcacatgatgagggtatgatctgtgaatcatcacgttccattagaaattcagcatgacttactgtaatataatcacgttagccgggcgtcattatattatactaactcatgcttcaactcccaacacttctccagaaatcattcataatttaaactcatattttatagaaggatagcaactaaaacagtttcttttatgatgtaacatagatagcactaggagatagataatttcgaacaaatatatttataacgaaagatacgataatatcttagaatttaaaatatttaagatcagaagatgatgaagaaatttgtccgcaaggatttataataagtaggagcaagatatttgtttaaaggtttcagcagatactgaatcatctggattttgTAAGTACAtattttgtgatttatccacagcctccttcatagtctgctcaatctattttccagttccaaaactgagccttttcaacacaccattctttattattaagttTCTGGTCATTAGGACCATCCATAACTTTTACTGCTTCATCAACAGTCTCATATCTGAATCTTTGGTTATcattccgaggtgttttcaagagtttgaagggtttgaatgaagattgtaattgtcaagatacaaat includes these proteins:
- the LOC139854224 gene encoding uncharacterized protein — encoded protein: MSSSLGVGRPRGVRGGSRVATLGKIRVGSWNIGTLTGKRIELVDTFLKSNVDIGCVQETRWKGEEVVDIMDYRLWYSGSRLARNGVGIFLGNPHKDNVVDVGRFSDMSVTLIIKEEAFTVISAYAPHAGLSDAEKKRAEAEGYEGAHGGFGFGPRNEEGRSILEFAIAHKLVVANPFIKKRDSQFATFHSGGHYTQIDFLLLRKGELRTCKDCKVLPAFTCSSQHRFLVMDLVTRGRVGRRARVVQHRILWKDLHGVKAETFRATVTERLSVEGDNVAPTNVDQIWNRMASIIREVEKEALGVTLGTSRANKSSRESWWLSDDVQTKVALKQTR